The DNA window TATGCCATTTTTGTGTTGCACAGGACTATGCAATTTCTTAAAAACATGTGAAAATTTTCGCGAAAGTTATATACAATTACTGAGCAGCATGTCTGCGACGAAATCTGTGATTACTGATTGGCATCTCTACTCAGTACACCTCTCGCATGTTGTCAAAGAGCATTCACGTTGGTGAGAAACTCTAGCTCACTCTAACGACACTATGCTAACACGCTCTTCGCATATTAAATTCACccataaattttcaaaatattctaATTGTCAATattagacaaaaatattattatactttttgtgaaaaataaattctgaaaaaaaaCTCAACTCATCTTTAATCGGTTCTTATTAAGTAAGAGCAATacactttttattaattaaacaatttaatttatcattttctatattttatatgaatatttctaatttagaaacatattttttatattttacactTATAATaacatattaattttataaagcattgtaatatttattttttccgaatcacgttagcattcacgggTGGGAGACTTCCTTAACTTAATACTTCTCTCTATTCCACATTGATATTCACTTTGTTTTAATTCTAATTACAAATtacatcaataatatttcttttctttttttttttttgttgcgtCCAGAACTAcaataaaattcgaaaaaagacgcatttaatgttattttttattttttattttttgggtcTTGAATATGGTAGATTTTACATATTTAGTTTTCGATTAACGGTGAATTTGTGTTTAGAAGATATAAGATGCACCCAAGGTTTGGTTGAGTGGCAATTATATTTGTCTTACTCTAAGATGTACCAGGTTTAAATCTCAGCTGAGGTTAGTTGTTGTTTAAAAATTCATAGTACCCATGGTAATATATGTGAATGTGTTGTGTGGTCGTGTGAAATATGAGTATAATGCCTAGGATTGAGGCTGTTTAATCCGTttggccaaaaaaaaaaagaagatataagaaaagatatatgattttttttgtcataaagATATATGATTGTATAACCTGAACAAATGTAGAAAAAATGTCCTGGCCCAACTTAGGCCCAACATTACCCAAACTTCGTATGGCGTAGAAAAACAAGTTCGTTCCAAAAGACTAGGGATAATTGGGTGAAGGTCAGTGCTCAAACATTTTTTTAGGTAAAGAGATAGATAACGGCATAACGCCATACACACATCACAAACGAATCTCTTTCAAATTTGTGGACAACAACCGCTGAAGCTGATATTTGAGAAGCCCACTAAGGCACTAACCAAACTTGTTTGccacttatttatttttctctttatttatttgtgttgTTGACTTGTATTCTCATCCAATCCATTAAGAACTAAAAttgttaataaatttattattggttaataaatttttttataaaaattcacatttatatAGATAGACGAATAAATCGATAATTcgactaaattaaattaaatgtttGTCACTTATTCGACCTTTGTGATTGTGTGaattaaatatttactttttattattatatttattattaataatcttTGACTTATAAAAGTAAAAGATAACTAAACTAAGAAGCAAAAATTTATGTCTAATAGAtatatgttataaaataaataaataaataaataaataagaggtaacaaatataaaataaagaaatataaaaaaagagaaagaagtatTACAACATAAAAAGAGagataattatttattgtttttgtgtGTAGTATCATCAAAGGCATAAGCCTCTATTTATGGGCGTATATAATAGTAGTTTTTCAAACTACATTAAATAAGATTCTCTTTGGAAAcataaattttgtgaaaaatggGCATTCACCTCAGGCtatcttatcacaacactcccatTTGAATGAtcatttaggattattgcctcgttaaaaccttactaaagaaaaactcagtgaaaaaaattttagtgaaggaaaaaaagtacaatatcctttgtgatagagactgcctcattaaaaaccttgtcaagaaaaacccaatgggaaaaaaacttgaccaaggaaaaaagagtacaatcttcccctcttgccgacatcatttaatatctcgaaatcgacgcatcccaatctcatgtaccaatctttcaaaggaggattttgggagtgaccagattatcacttgagcggatctgttggatatcaattgtccattgattttgaagatcatgagtgaagaagaatttaggagaaatatgctttgtctatcacctttgatgtatccgcctttaagttgagcaatgcatgctgtattatcttcaaacaggacagtttgagctatcttatgatcaatcagtccacatgatgacagaatatattgaatcagactcctcagccaaaaacactcgcgactagcttcatgaatcgtcagtatttcagcatgattagaggaggttgctgtTATCGTCtatttcgtggacctccatgatatagctgtaccaccatatgtgaacaggtatcctgtttaagatctccctttatgtagATCAGACAAGTAgccagcatctgcatagccaactaattgtaacttggatccatagggataaaataatcatatatcagtcgttccatgaagatatcaaaAGATCTGTTTGATTCCACTCTAATGTCTtttggttggagaggaactatatattgctagtaaattcacagcaaatgatatatcaggtcgtgtattattagcaagatacattagtgctcCAATGACACTAAGATagggtacttcaggaccaaagatatcttcattttcttccttaggacggaattgatcattttccacatccaaagatcttacgatcattgtggtactcaagggatgtgacttatccatataaaatcttttcaagatcttttctgtttATGTTgcttgatgaataaagatcccattttttatatgctcgatctgcagaccgagacaaaatttagtctttccaagatctttcatctcaaactcttcttttagagtttttataattgttgaaaTCTCTTTAGGAGTTCCACagtaattataatgaatccaaatgcagttttctttatgaaaacacatggacatatatcatcattcttgaatccattttttGCCAGATACTCAATAAGACAATTATACCACATttgtccagattgctttagaccatataaagatctttgcaatttgactgggtataacccttgcgaatattcatcggatggtttagatatctttagtcattcagggactttcatatagatatcccgatctaatgagccgtataaataggctgttaccacatccattaaatgcatctgcagtttatgatatgcagataaactgaccaaataacgcaatgttatcgcatccactacagggaaatacgtttcttcataatcttgttaggatttggttgaattagtcccacattgcttaggatagcaaatggagtgggtggcctaggctataaatatgaggctaagttctccatttgtttttgcaccagtcagaaacactttaagcttgtatctgatttttcttttcctctgtactctttgattagagagtgttgtgaggtgtagttagatatttgctttgagagagtgtgggcgtactggggtgccggtgagagaaagaagtctatgtgttgtaacaattttcacatagtgatattctctggttgtcatttgacaacggccgtggttttttctccggtaattggagtttccacgttaaattcttgtgttgtgattgtgtctattttatttctctgtcaaaggtgttttctcaagggagaatggtgtcttattcccaacaaatctataccgggcctttgtgaaaaatcttgtgccacaattcgggctttatagcgcacaacttcatttttctcatttcattttctcgCAAATACCCACCGgcatccaacaggttttacatcttctggtgtacggactacaggtccaaagacttcacgttttgcaagtgagtctaactcagccttcatggcttctttccattttggccaatcattcctttgtcgacattcttcgattgatcttggctcaagatccttactttcatgtatgatatttaatgccacgttatatgcaaatattttattgacaattgtcttattttggtcccatttctctcctgtaaagacataatttatcgagatctcgtcattttcacaactttcaggtacctgaacgtcttctggcgttaaaattatatcagaattttagACAACTATAGGTGTCTCTACTATGTATTTTCTaacaggaatagtatttacctcttttccttttcaaaaatttttgtctttggaaccgacaggcctgcgACACTTCTGGCATGTATTTGCTTTGGTGGCAATTTGTccaactgggacatcaattcgaattggagaatttttcgctggtatataagatttggttattctctttgtatcgaaaaatgtatcaggcaattcatttgctattctttgcaaatgtataatcttttgaacttctagttcacattgcccttatcgaggatctaaatgcatcaaggatgatacattccaattaagtttcTTTTCATGAaacttattctctccccctaatgttagaaattttgattcatcaaaatgacaatctgcaaaccgggctttaaatacatctccagtttgtatctcaagatacgtCACTATAGAgagagaatcatatccaacatatatccccaatctTTTTtagggtcccattttggtgctaTTAGGTGGTGCATCGGGAACATATATCACACACCCAAATATTTCTTAAATGGAAAACATTTGGCTgttggccaaaagctaattgcataggagagaactgatggtaactcgttggcttcaaacgaataagtgccgcggtatgtaaaatagcatgctcccaaaccgaggttggaagatttgttctcataagtaagggtctagcaattaattggaggcgtttaataagcgattatgctaacccattttgtgtgtgaatataagctactggatgttcaacacttatttcattaaccatacaataagcatcaaaagcttgggaagtaaattcaccagtattatcaagacgaattgctttgattggattttctggaaattgtgcttttaatagaataatttgAGTCAATAATCTCACAAATGCCAagttgcgagaagataataagcacacatgtgaccatctcgaagatgcgtctatcaggaccattaaatatctaaaatatccacatggtggatgaatagatctacatatatcaccttgaattctttctaggaattcaggggactcaaatccaatctttactggtgatggctttaaaattaactttccttgagaacatgcagcacaataaaattcattagatttaagaatcttttggttctttagtgaatgtccgtgagagttttcaataattctcctcatcatggttgttcccggataacccaatctatcatgccaagttatgaatcaTTTGGGTTAGTAAACTTCTAGTTTACAATGGCATCTGATTCAATTGCGCTAATCTTAGTATAATACAatccagatgaaagtgagggtaacttttctaatataacctttttatttaaatcatgagttgtggtacataaatactcatgattttccttattcatagtctcaatatgatatccatttcgccgaatatctttaaaactcaacaagtttcttcgagacttggtagacaatagtgcattatttattatgaattttgttcctccaggaaacaaattatagctcttccggagccttctatcacattttctgagccaataatagtattaacatattcctcttttggcacaagatggataaaatatatcacttttaagaatagtgtgTGAACTTGCACTATGTgcaaggcaaatatcttcagaatatgtccttgttatttttcttcaaagacaaatgataataataaaatgagtaaaagtacatgcacagtaaaattattcacatgaatacttaacaaacacatacacATATCAAACTAtttcatcattgatcaaatagtcaatatttccttcagaatccttaaaaaaattagatacatcataatgagtggtgaaatttttatcatttgaaacaaaatttgtttcctttcttttgtcatcctttttcatggatgcttgataaagatcaactaggtgccttggggtacgacaggtacgtgaccaatgaccctttccaccacaacggaagcatttatcctcaattgatATACTTTAcccattgtttctttctttatcccacttctagTGAGATCCTTTGTGAACGTAATtcattttccttccataatttttctcgTTACTAAAAttttgccatttacctcttttggggtaatgatttgccgcatttacttcaggaaatgaGGCGGCACCAGTTGagcgcgcttcatgatttctcaaaagtaactcattgttgcgttcagcaacaagaaaaagcaagattaactcaaaatatttttaaattctttttctcgatactgctgctgcaggagcacattcgagacaTGAAAGGTCGAGaaaattttctctaacatatcgggCTTGAGAAAGTATCATCGTCTTTTGatgattgtacctttcttcaaggtctttccacagatctgctggatcttttaatgtgggatattcatttttcaatcatacgtcaagatgatgataaagaaaaattatggctttggctttatccttttgggatgtattattttcagcctcaatggtatctccaagattcatcgaatcaagatggatttcagcatctatattcataataaataattatttttaaatatatcaaaagCATTATATTCAAGATGGGAGAGTTttgacataatgaaaatttgttacctgaaaTCTTCCTAAAATTTCGTTAGAGtttcgtgctgataacgtgttataaaataactaaataaacaaataaagaagtggtaacaaatataaaataaagaaatataaaaagagaaaattgtttattatttttgtgtgtAATATCATCAGAGACATAAGCTTCTATAAGTCTTATAAAAAATGGGTATCCACCTTAGGCTATTTTATCACaacaacataattaaaaattacaataaaacgCGCTAAGTTTTGCTTAGGCAATAACccataaaattctttttcaaaaaaaagtaaGTAGtgttttttaatacaaatatgttatatatattaaaattagttactaaaattaattattaaaataaaatatatattaaaatataaaatacatattaaaaataatttaaattatatatatttacacaTACTTNNNNNNNNNNNNNNNNNNNNNNNNNNNNNNNNNNNNNNNNNNNNNNNNNNNNNNNNNNNNNNNNNNNNNNNNNNNNNNNNNNNNNNNNNNNNNNNNNNNNNNNNNNNNNNNNNNNNNNNNNNNNNNNNNNNNNNNNNNNNNNNNNNNNNNNNNNNNNNNNNNNNNNNNNNNNNNNNNNNNNNNNNNNNNNNNNNNNNNNNNNNNNNNNNNNNNNNNNNNNNNNNNNNNNNNNNNNNNNNNNNNNNNNNNNNNNNNNNNNNNNNNNNNNNNNNNNNNNNNNNNNNNNNNNNNNNNNNNNNNNNNNNNNNNNNNNNNNNNNNNNNNNNNNNNNNNNNNNNNNNNNNNNNNNNNNNNNNNNNNNNNNNNNNNNNNNNNNNNNNNNNNNNNNNNNNNNNNNNNNNNNNNNNNNNNNNNNNNNNNNNNNNNNNNNNNNNNNNNNNNNNNNNNNNNNNNNNNNNNNNNNNNNNNNNNNNNNNNNNNNNNNNNNNNNNNNNNNNNNNNNNNNNNNNNNNNNNNNNNNNNNNNNNNNNNNNNNNNNNNNNNNNNNNNNNNNNNNNCGCCCCGCCAAAGCCCGCCAAAGCTcgcggtttaagcggtgcgggttaggcGGGCTTTTACTATTTGGCGGTCCCAATTTTTCAGCCCAGCCCGCCTTATTTGGCGGGTTATGCGGGCCGGCCCGGCGGgtttaggcccgtttgccacccctaaatGAAAGTAATAACAAGATTTGCCGATAGCTATCATGCTtttcaccaaaataaataaataggcaTCATGCCATTTTAAAGGTgtcattcttaaaatatttaaatatatgtatttttatttttatgtagtcATTAAAATAGATTatcaattaccattttttattacttgacatggccaaaaaaatccatttatacagtaatataatataaaaaaaaaattttatactaaaatcatttattatatatgtatttaatttttttaatatattttatatttatacctaattttagtatatatttttaataaacaaaacatCATAAcaagtaaaaataatatatgataacttttatttttattagttacttatataataaaattaatatttaaaaattattaaataatttaattaatttaactattaatttcacTTATCCTTTGAATATTTTTCTCAATATAATGAAAAATCATACTTATTCTAAGCCGCAGCATGGCAACGCCGCCGATAATAtaataaacaaagaaatattttcttctcatatatatataacgaGTTAACAATCAATTTGCCATTCATCTCTGTCTTAATCATTTTTACTTGCAAAAaaccacacacacacacacacagagcgCCAAAAAGAAAGAGCAAGAGCGAGGTGCAGTGCATAGGCGACGATGGTGGCGCGCGACATAGACGAATTGCCCAAGAACGCTGCCAACTACACAGCGTTGACGCCGCTGTGGTTCCTGGAGAGAGCAGCTCAGGTGCACCCCACCAGAGCCTCCCTCATCCATGGATCCCGTCGCTACACGTGGCAACAGACTTACCACCGTTGCCGTCGATTCGCATCTGCTCTCAACAATCGTTCCATCGGTCTCGGCAACACCGTAAGTATTCTCTCTTAACTTCAACTTCTTTACTCTCTCTGCATAAACAGTTTGTGAGATTTTCGCTTTTCGCTTTGCTTTGCTCGGATTTATATTTTGTCATCTCATTCCggtaaattcttatttttagtGTTCACGGAATCAATAGTATGTCAATTTGccgcaattttttttatcaattgttacctagattatttttttatatactatgtactctttatgtactcctactatataaaaaaatacaaataaaaaaataatctaggtaacaTCAATGTTTACATAGATAAGAGATCAACAAAGTAGCTCTGTTCTGTTGTACCGTATTGCAGTAATTTTTTAAGAGCTAATCTAAATAATAATTGAGACTATAAtttttagcataaaaaatagaaaattagttAGTATTGAAGAAAAAAGTACTGAtcgaataatatttttcatttcttttaaataacattgtaataaattatttataaattataagtttaatttttaaaatttgtaacattttagaaaataaagttGATAAAGCGAACAAGTATGCTCTGCACATTTATTATCCTTAATGAAAGTTCAACAACTAAGACTTGGAATAATAATCACACTACTCTAAAAGTCCAATGTTTAATGCTAATGGAAGCACTATATAATCCTAATTTACCCGATATTGTTCCATGCTGGCGTTCCGTTGTcgtgttttttcttctttcgtTGATGATTAATCAATATCAATACTAATGCCAAGTTTAATTTCTTATACCAATGTGAAAGCAGGTTGCTGTTATTGCACCCAACATTCCAGCTCTGTATGAAGCTCATTTTGGAATTCCAATGGCAGGAGCAGTATTGAACCCTGTTAACATTAGGTTGAATGCATCCACCATAGCATTCCTTCTTGGTCATTCCTCCGCATCAGCGGTAATTGTGGATCAAGAGTTCTTTACCTTAGCAGAGGAAGCTTTGAAAATATGGTCTGATAAAACCAAAGGCTTCAAGCCTCCACTTTTAGTTGTGATTGGTGATGAGAACTGTGATCCTAAGCAACTAAGATATGCTAAGGGAAAAGGAGCAATTGAATATGAGGATTTTCTTGAGAGTGGTGACCCTGGATATGCATGGAAACCCCCGGAGGATGAGTGGCAAAGTATTGCATTAGGTTACACTTCTGGTACAACTGCTAGTCCTAAGGGTGTGGTGTTACACCATAGAGGAGCATATCTTATGTCTCTAAGTGGTGCTGTTATTTGGGGAATGAATGAAGGAGCTGTGTATCTTTGGACACTACCTATGTTTCATTGCAATGGTTGGTGCTACACTTGGACCCTTGCTGCTCTATGTGGTACTAACATATGCCTTCGTCAGGTAAACTAATATTCTTTCTGTTTCAAAATGTGTCGTTTTCCACGAATTTATGTCCttgaatgtaaattgcattcaAATATGAGTGAGGGAATgtctaatgcttttatttgagTGAGGGAAACATGATGAAGACTTAGATGCAGTTGTCTTCGTGTGAAGTTGATAGCGGAGAACTGTTAAGTGATTTGACAAGTTTGAATAAATTGTTATCTAACGATTCTCAACTATTAACTTCGTATGAAGACAATTGCACATGAGTTTCTACCAGAATAAAATGAAGTTAACTTGTTACACATGCCTTATTGATTCTAGTTTAAGCTTATCACTAATGCTAGTTGAAAATTGTGCCTATGCTGTTTTGCATCTATGATATACATATAGTTATTGTTTTCTTTAAATCTAGCTAATTGAGATTATTGTTATGGATATTGATATCAAAtagtttttttgtgttttttaaccAGGTAGCAGCTAAGGCAGTGTATGAAGCCATTGCCAAGTACAAAGTGACTCATTTTTGTGCAGCACCAGTGGTTCTCAATACAATAGTGAATGCACCACCCGAAGACACCATCCTTCCTCTGCCTCATGTTGTTCATGTTAATACAGCTGGAGCTGCTCCTCCTCCTTCTGTTCTGGCCGCAATGTCCCAAAGAGGATTTCGCGTCACTCACACTTATGGCCTCTCAGAAACCTATGGCCCCTCCACAGTCTGTGCCTGGAAGCCAGAGTGGGAATCGCTTCCCCCTGAAACCCAAGCTGATGCGTGGCAATGTTGTGATGAAAGGATACTTAAAGAATCCCAAAGCCAATGAAGAGACCTTTGCAAATGGATGGTTTCACTCGGGTGATCTCGCCGTAAAGCACCCAGATGGATACATAGAAATCAAGGACAGATCAAAGGACATAATCATCTCGGGTGCTGAGAATATCAGCAGTGTGGAGATTGAGAATGTTATGTATACACACCCTGCAATTCTTGAGGCATCAGTGGTTGCAAGACCAGATGAGAAATGGGGTGAGTCTCCTTGTGCTTTTGTGACATTGAAGCCAGGAGTGGATGCTAGCAACGAGCAGCGTCTTGTTGAGGATATAATGAAGTTCTGTAGGGCCAAGATGCCTGCTTATTGGGTCCCAAAATCAGTGGTTTTCGGACCCTTACCTAAGACAGCTACTGGGAAGATTCAGAAGCATTTGCTGAGGGCCAAGGCTAAAGAGATGGGACCTGTTAAGATCAGCAAGTTGTAAGTCACATTATAACAGAGATCATGACGAAATAAACGTTGCTATTAGTCCTTGCTTTGTGTTTTCAAGAATGTACTAATTAGTTAAGGTTTCTTTGTCATAATAATTAGTG is part of the Arachis duranensis cultivar V14167 chromosome 1, aradu.V14167.gnm2.J7QH, whole genome shotgun sequence genome and encodes:
- the LOC107463059 gene encoding LOW QUALITY PROTEIN: acetate--CoA ligase CCL3 (The sequence of the model RefSeq protein was modified relative to this genomic sequence to represent the inferred CDS: inserted 2 bases in 1 codon) yields the protein MVARDIDELPKNAANYTALTPLWFLERAAQVHPTRASLIHGSRRYTWQQTYHRCRRFASALNNRSIGLGNTVAVIAPNIPALYEAHFGIPMAGAVLNPVNIRLNASTIAFLLGHSSASAVIVDQEFFTLAEEALKIWSDKTKGFKPPLLVVIGDENCDPKQLRYAKGKGAIEYEDFLESGDPGYAWKPPEDEWQSIALGYTSGTTASPKGVVLHHRGAYLMSLSGAVIWGMNEGAVYLWTLPMFHCNGWCYTWTLAALCGTNICLRQVAAKAVYEAIAKYKVTHFCAAPVVLNTIVNAPPEDTILPLPHVVHVNTAGAAPPPSVLAAMSQRGFRVTHTYGLSETYGPSTVCAWKPEWESLPPETQAXMRGNVVMKGYLKNPKANEETFANGWFHSGDLAVKHPDGYIEIKDRSKDIIISGAENISSVEIENVMYTHPAILEASVVARPDEKWGESPCAFVTLKPGVDASNEQRLVEDIMKFCRAKMPAYWVPKSVVFGPLPKTATGKIQKHLLRAKAKEMGPVKISKL